From a region of the Listeria monocytogenes ATCC 19117 genome:
- a CDS encoding DUF3130 domain-containing protein translates to MREIKVNEAMFQKHASKLDSKSAGSYLPLKGGNMAYSRANSINQLRSALIDLVDVVEDFQAVTKQDAGRLKKMGMAYAKQDQAMGQKINQLEVR, encoded by the coding sequence ATGAGAGAGATAAAAGTCAACGAAGCAATGTTCCAAAAACATGCCTCGAAGCTAGACAGCAAAAGCGCGGGAAGCTATTTGCCGTTAAAAGGTGGAAATATGGCATACTCACGAGCGAATTCTATCAATCAGTTACGGTCTGCATTAATTGATTTGGTCGATGTGGTAGAAGATTTCCAAGCCGTGACAAAGCAAGATGCGGGTAGATTAAAGAAAATGGGCATGGCCTATGCGAAACAAGATCAAGCGATGGGACAGAAAATAAATCAGCTGGAGGTGCGATAG